The following coding sequences are from one Streptomyces dengpaensis window:
- a CDS encoding putative bifunctional diguanylate cyclase/phosphodiesterase, giving the protein MSGTSEGPAPAADLVRPAVTERHIGTSPRLSAGAPPGASLTPGSPSGACVAPGSPPDPYAPAETRSDAPAYAPVPDGPSPRTFRAAFGTAPLAMAVVDREGLIVTANESLGTLLGTRVDALVGRIAADLVDLTSDARTWHAYREVLRGRQARLRCTRRLKHPDGHSLWVQVTVAPLPPQEQAVLLSVADISARRELQARLRHLQMHDPVTRLPNRTLFFERLSAALEAEVYEEGGTGRIGLCYLDLDGFKAVNDTLGHRVGDRLLAAVAERLTRCADEAGYARAATPLVARLGGDEFALLVEDSTGTDQLADLADSVLKALQAPFDLSGQRLSLSASIGVVERRAAGTSATGLMQAADTTLYWAKADGKGRWTLFDPERNAHRMTRQALSSTLRAAVDRGEFALEYQPLVGMADGGVRGVEALVRWNHPQFGTLTPNRFIGLAEEDGSIVQLGRWVLATACSQARRWQLDHPDAPPIFVSVNVAVRQVWDSDLVADVAEILAETGLAPHLLQLELTESAVMGSAGRPLQALQALSEMGVRIAIDDFGTGYSNLAYLSRLPVSVLKLDGSFVRGFQYENADGTSAHPNPADEVIVEALIQLAHRLGLTVTAECVETASQASRLRGIGCDTGQGWLYSRPVAPDRISALLAAARAQA; this is encoded by the coding sequence GTGAGCGGAACGTCCGAAGGGCCGGCGCCCGCGGCAGACCTCGTCCGGCCGGCCGTCACAGAGCGTCATATCGGCACATCTCCTCGTCTGTCCGCAGGGGCGCCTCCCGGCGCATCCCTCACCCCTGGGTCACCTTCCGGCGCATGCGTCGCCCCCGGTTCACCTCCTGACCCGTACGCCCCTGCCGAGACACGCTCCGACGCGCCCGCGTACGCCCCCGTACCCGACGGACCGTCACCCCGCACCTTCCGGGCCGCCTTTGGCACCGCGCCCCTCGCGATGGCCGTCGTCGACCGCGAGGGGCTCATCGTCACCGCCAACGAGTCGCTGGGCACGCTGCTCGGCACCCGGGTGGACGCGCTCGTCGGGCGGATCGCCGCCGATCTCGTGGACCTGACGTCCGACGCCCGCACCTGGCACGCGTACCGCGAGGTGCTGCGCGGCCGGCAGGCCCGGCTGCGCTGCACGCGCCGCCTCAAGCACCCCGACGGGCACTCCCTCTGGGTCCAGGTGACCGTCGCGCCGCTGCCCCCGCAGGAGCAGGCCGTGCTGCTGTCCGTCGCCGACATCAGCGCCCGGCGTGAACTCCAGGCGCGGCTGCGCCACTTGCAGATGCACGATCCGGTGACCCGGCTGCCCAACCGCACGCTGTTCTTCGAGCGCCTGTCGGCCGCTCTGGAGGCGGAGGTGTACGAGGAGGGCGGCACCGGCCGGATCGGGCTCTGCTATCTGGACCTCGACGGTTTCAAGGCGGTCAACGACACGCTCGGCCACCGCGTCGGCGACCGGCTGCTCGCGGCCGTCGCCGAACGCCTCACGCGCTGCGCCGACGAGGCGGGTTACGCGCGGGCGGCCACTCCGCTGGTGGCCAGACTCGGCGGAGACGAGTTCGCACTCCTCGTCGAGGACTCCACGGGCACGGACCAGTTGGCGGACCTCGCCGACTCCGTACTGAAGGCCCTTCAGGCGCCCTTCGACCTCTCCGGTCAGCGGCTGTCCCTCTCCGCGTCGATCGGGGTCGTCGAGCGGCGCGCGGCCGGGACGTCCGCGACCGGTCTGATGCAGGCCGCGGACACGACGCTGTACTGGGCGAAGGCGGACGGCAAGGGCCGCTGGACCCTCTTCGACCCGGAGCGCAACGCCCACCGCATGACCCGCCAGGCGCTGTCCTCCACCCTGCGCGCGGCCGTCGACCGCGGTGAATTCGCCCTGGAGTACCAGCCGTTGGTGGGCATGGCGGACGGCGGCGTACGCGGAGTCGAGGCCCTCGTACGGTGGAATCACCCGCAGTTCGGAACGCTGACGCCGAATCGGTTCATCGGACTGGCCGAGGAAGACGGTTCGATCGTCCAGCTCGGCCGCTGGGTGCTCGCCACCGCCTGCAGCCAGGCCCGCCGCTGGCAGCTGGACCATCCCGACGCGCCGCCGATCTTCGTCAGCGTCAATGTCGCCGTACGCCAGGTGTGGGACTCCGACCTCGTCGCGGACGTGGCGGAGATCCTCGCGGAGACCGGACTCGCCCCGCATCTCCTCCAGTTGGAGCTGACGGAGTCGGCGGTGATGGGTTCGGCGGGCCGCCCGCTGCAAGCCCTCCAGGCCCTCAGCGAGATGGGCGTCCGCATCGCCATCGACGACTTCGGCACCGGCTACTCGAACCTCGCCTACCTCAGCCGCCTGCCGGTCTCCGTCCTGAAGCTGGACGGCTCCTTCGTACGGGGCTTCCAGTACGAGAACGCCGACGGCACGTCCGCCCACCCCAACCCCGCCGACGAGGTCATCGTCGAGGCCCTCATCCAACTCGCCCACCGGCTCGGCCTGACGGTCACCGCCGAGTGCGTGGAGACCGCCTCCCAGGCCTCCCGCCTGCGCGGCATCGGCTGCGACACCGGGCAGGGGTGGCTGTACTCCCGCCCGGTGGCGCCGGATCGTATCTCCGCGCTGCTGGCCGCGGCCCGCGCTCAGGCCTGA
- a CDS encoding M6 family metalloprotease domain-containing protein — protein sequence MPRPRPLRGLTLEALRDFTRETLRGLTRDGAPRWRSPAAVFTSMTALAATSLLPGPALAESQSAVCALERTDAHHSEGVDTWNSAYVRPDHPLDAVMVFLSFPDSRPRVTPAELAADHFPATRLFFERASYGKFTVRPHAQRDWIRMPHPSTSYAIRRDWNAGQRAAYLRDAITAADRQVDFSRYEIVYLVADPDAPGVDSDATKVVNLDTPLSADGRDIRRVVTVFEKHPPDRLVLAHETGHVFDLPDLYHRPTDGKIDWDTYVGDWDLMGSQFGLAPDLFGWHKWKLGWLDEEQVACVRGTGGTRLTMEAVGSSSPSAAGAAGPRAWPAGSAGSAGSAGSAGSGGAPGVSGARLFGSGQGTKLAVVRTGLDSVLAFEVRASGGNDGATCTQGVLVYRVRSEAASGDGPVEVLDAHPHSEACWEGSVYPALADAPVALGESYTVPGEKVRVEVEDRTASGAWTVTITTG from the coding sequence GTGCCGCGTCCGCGCCCCCTGAGGGGTCTCACCCTTGAGGCCTTGCGGGATTTCACTCGTGAGACCCTACGGGGCCTCACCCGTGACGGGGCGCCACGTTGGCGCAGCCCCGCGGCCGTGTTCACCTCGATGACCGCGCTCGCCGCGACCTCCCTGCTGCCGGGCCCCGCGCTCGCCGAATCCCAGTCGGCGGTATGCGCCCTGGAGCGGACCGACGCCCACCACTCGGAGGGCGTCGACACCTGGAACTCCGCGTATGTGCGGCCCGACCACCCCCTCGACGCGGTGATGGTCTTCCTGTCCTTCCCCGACTCGCGGCCGCGCGTCACGCCCGCCGAACTGGCCGCCGACCACTTCCCGGCCACCAGACTCTTCTTCGAGCGCGCCTCCTACGGCAAGTTCACCGTGCGGCCGCATGCCCAGCGCGACTGGATCCGGATGCCGCACCCCTCCACGTCGTACGCCATACGGCGTGACTGGAACGCCGGGCAGCGCGCCGCCTACCTGCGCGACGCGATCACCGCGGCCGACCGGCAGGTCGACTTCTCGCGCTACGAGATCGTCTACCTCGTGGCCGACCCGGATGCGCCGGGCGTCGACTCCGACGCCACGAAGGTCGTCAACCTCGACACGCCCTTGAGCGCCGACGGCAGGGACATCCGCCGCGTGGTCACGGTCTTCGAGAAACACCCGCCGGACCGCCTCGTCCTCGCCCACGAGACCGGCCACGTCTTCGACCTGCCCGACCTGTACCACCGCCCCACCGACGGCAAGATCGACTGGGACACCTACGTCGGCGACTGGGACCTCATGGGCAGCCAGTTCGGACTCGCCCCCGACCTGTTCGGCTGGCACAAGTGGAAGCTCGGCTGGCTGGACGAGGAGCAGGTGGCGTGCGTGCGGGGGACGGGGGGTACGCGGTTGACGATGGAGGCGGTGGGGTCCTCGAGTCCCTCGGCGGCGGGAGCGGCTGGTCCTCGTGCGTGGCCGGCCGGCTCGGCTGGTTCGGCCGGTTCGGCTGGTTCGGCTGGTTCGGGAGGCGCGCCGGGCGTGTCGGGTGCGCGGCTCTTCGGTTCCGGCCAGGGAACCAAGCTGGCGGTGGTCCGTACGGGTCTCGACAGCGTGCTCGCCTTCGAGGTGCGCGCCTCGGGGGGCAACGACGGCGCGACGTGCACGCAGGGCGTCCTCGTCTACCGCGTCCGTAGCGAGGCCGCGTCGGGCGACGGCCCGGTCGAGGTCCTCGACGCACACCCCCACTCCGAGGCCTGCTGGGAAGGCTCGGTCTACCCGGCCCTCGCGGACGCGCCGGTGGCGCTGGGGGAGAGCTACACGGTCCCGGGCGAGAAGGTCCGGGTCGAGGTGGAGGACCGGACGGCTTCGGGGGCGTGGACGGTGACGATCACGACGGGCTGA
- a CDS encoding bifunctional DNA primase/polymerase — protein sequence MSFDIAGVASEGAAWLASAGTYPRSTLALWAERPDAPVVLPCGSAFDIVNAPAIFGRRMLDRLWDDGPGSGPVAAYRGRMLLFAAPGTAQRLPSLLEWEEAAGRAGRCGAVAPLLCHGTGDAVTVPALSVGGTGPSPAARLESRWLVAPDTRHPWLPGAEILLWAAVRAARATASEAVRISIFPPTDQDAKVYDVSRRR from the coding sequence ATGAGCTTCGACATCGCAGGAGTCGCCTCCGAGGGCGCCGCCTGGCTCGCCTCCGCAGGAACGTATCCGCGCAGCACGCTCGCCCTGTGGGCGGAACGGCCCGACGCCCCGGTCGTCCTGCCCTGCGGCAGTGCCTTCGACATCGTCAACGCTCCGGCGATCTTCGGGCGGCGGATGCTCGACCGATTATGGGACGACGGACCGGGCTCGGGCCCGGTGGCGGCGTACCGCGGCCGCATGCTGCTGTTCGCCGCGCCCGGTACGGCTCAGCGGCTGCCGTCGCTCCTGGAGTGGGAGGAGGCCGCCGGGCGCGCGGGGCGGTGCGGTGCGGTTGCGCCCCTGCTCTGTCACGGCACGGGAGACGCGGTCACCGTGCCCGCACTGAGCGTCGGCGGCACCGGGCCCAGCCCCGCCGCCCGCCTGGAATCCCGCTGGCTCGTCGCGCCCGACACCCGGCATCCCTGGCTTCCGGGGGCCGAGATCCTGCTCTGGGCGGCCGTCCGGGCGGCCCGAGCGACGGCCTCGGAGGCGGTGCGGATATCGATTTTTCCTCCCACCGATCAGGATGCTAAGGTCTACGACGTCAGCAGGCGCCGCTAG
- a CDS encoding AAA domain-containing protein, translated as MNGLPTAAFEPGAEATRATDAILRDTLHGTHRGVVVDSPPGAGKSTLVVRAALELAAAGRPLMVIAQTNAQVDDLVLRLAEKDPGLPVGRLHSSDPDPYDKALDGLENVRKSAKAADLAGLDVVISTAAKWAHVKGVEPWRHAIVDEAYQMRSDALLAVAGLFERALFVGDPGQLDPFAIVGSEQWAGLSYDPSASAVTTLLAHNPELPQHRLPVSWRLPASAAPLVSDAFYPYTPFRSGTGHGDRRLNFAVPSDGSGPDRVIDEAAEAGWGLLELPARHTPRTDPEAVRAVAQVVRRLLDRGGAATSERADDPVPLTADRIAVGTAHRDQAAAVRAALADLGVADVTVDTANRLQGREFDVTVVLHPLSGRPDATAFHLETGRLCVLASRHRHACIVVCRAGVTELLDDHPSTEPVQLGVTVKFPDGWEANHAVLSHLAEHRVAWRP; from the coding sequence TTGAACGGCCTGCCCACCGCGGCCTTCGAGCCCGGTGCCGAAGCCACCCGCGCCACCGACGCGATCCTGCGCGACACCTTGCACGGCACCCACCGGGGAGTGGTCGTCGACTCCCCGCCCGGTGCCGGGAAGTCGACCCTCGTCGTGCGCGCCGCGCTCGAACTGGCCGCCGCAGGGCGCCCGTTGATGGTCATCGCGCAGACCAACGCGCAGGTCGACGACCTGGTGCTGCGGCTCGCCGAGAAGGACCCCGGGCTGCCCGTCGGACGGCTGCACAGCAGCGACCCCGACCCGTACGACAAGGCGCTCGACGGCCTGGAGAACGTACGCAAGTCCGCCAAGGCGGCCGACCTTGCGGGCCTCGACGTCGTCATCTCGACCGCCGCCAAGTGGGCCCACGTCAAGGGCGTCGAGCCGTGGCGGCACGCGATCGTCGACGAGGCGTACCAGATGCGCTCGGACGCGCTGCTCGCCGTTGCCGGGCTCTTCGAGCGGGCGCTGTTCGTGGGCGACCCGGGGCAGTTGGACCCCTTCGCGATCGTGGGGTCCGAGCAGTGGGCCGGGCTGTCGTACGACCCGTCGGCGTCGGCGGTGACGACGCTGCTCGCCCACAATCCGGAGCTGCCGCAGCACCGGCTGCCGGTGTCCTGGCGGCTGCCCGCCTCCGCGGCACCGCTGGTCTCGGACGCCTTCTATCCGTATACGCCGTTCCGCAGCGGTACGGGGCATGGCGACCGGCGGCTGAACTTCGCCGTCCCGTCGGACGGTTCGGGGCCCGACCGGGTCATCGACGAGGCGGCGGAGGCAGGTTGGGGGCTGCTGGAGCTGCCGGCCCGGCACACGCCTCGTACGGATCCCGAGGCGGTACGGGCCGTCGCCCAGGTCGTACGCCGGCTGCTGGACCGGGGTGGCGCGGCCACGTCGGAGCGGGCGGACGATCCGGTGCCGCTGACGGCCGACCGGATCGCCGTCGGCACGGCGCACCGGGACCAGGCCGCGGCCGTACGGGCGGCGCTGGCGGACCTCGGCGTCGCGGACGTCACCGTCGACACGGCGAACCGGCTTCAGGGCCGGGAGTTCGATGTGACCGTGGTGCTCCATCCGCTGTCGGGGCGGCCGGACGCGACCGCGTTCCACCTGGAGACGGGGCGGTTGTGCGTGCTGGCGTCCCGGCATCGGCACGCGTGCATCGTGGTGTGCCGGGCGGGGGTGACGGAGCTGCTGGACGACCATCCGTCGACGGAGCCGGTGCAGCTGGGGGTCACGGTGAAGTTCCCGGATGGGTGGGAGGCCAATCACGCGGTGCTGTCGCATCTGGCGGAGCACCGGGTGGCTTGGCGACCTTGA